One region of Rickettsiales bacterium genomic DNA includes:
- a CDS encoding P-II family nitrogen regulator produces MKKIEAIIKPFKLDEVKEALQEAGLQGMTVTEAKGFGRQKGHTELYRGAEYVVDFLPKVKLELVVEDSQVERTIEAIMSAAQTEKIGDGKIFVTAVEDAIRIRTGERGDDAL; encoded by the coding sequence ATGAAAAAAATTGAAGCCATTATTAAGCCTTTTAAATTAGATGAAGTCAAAGAAGCGCTGCAAGAAGCCGGACTGCAGGGGATGACTGTGACTGAGGCCAAGGGTTTTGGCCGTCAAAAAGGGCATACGGAGCTTTATCGTGGTGCTGAATATGTGGTTGATTTTTTGCCCAAGGTGAAACTAGAACTTGTTGTAGAAGATAGCCAAGTTGAGCGAACGATTGAAGCGATCATGTCGGCGGCACAAACAGAGAAAATTGGGGATGGTAAAATCTTCGTAACCGCAGTAGAAGATGCGATACGAATCCGAACGGGTGAGCGTGGTGATGACGCGCTCTAA
- a CDS encoding Abi family protein, with amino-acid sequence MRYNKTYKTIAEQADLLEVRGLIIDDRRKAEHYLAKIGYYRLSGYSYVFRQSEQDNDGAWKVLDTFKPNVTFENIKELYVFDKRLRLLLLDALERIEVALRVDVSAQLGLRDRWAYLKPEYLYDSFIRSSGYDRWKQSYDKKYRGSREDFIQHFKGKYDGDLPIWMAVELWDFGMLSVYIGQLKDQYKAPIAETYGINRYALLRNWLHSMNVARNICAHHSRLWNRVLPVRVGYPNAAMPELHRLKQEQVDATRLYPVLCTIQYFMRQVSPNSQWGNRLVELIDAFPESEYTSIQAMGIPQDWKDWPLWQSSK; translated from the coding sequence ATGCGCTATAACAAAACATATAAAACCATAGCCGAACAGGCTGACCTGCTGGAGGTGCGAGGCCTCATCATTGATGATCGCCGCAAGGCCGAGCATTATCTGGCCAAGATCGGTTATTACCGTTTGAGTGGGTACTCCTACGTGTTCCGCCAGAGCGAGCAAGACAATGATGGTGCATGGAAGGTATTAGATACCTTCAAGCCTAACGTCACTTTTGAGAATATCAAGGAGCTCTACGTGTTTGATAAACGACTTCGCTTGCTACTGCTGGATGCGCTGGAGCGTATTGAGGTGGCTCTGCGGGTAGATGTCTCTGCCCAGCTAGGTCTGCGTGATCGCTGGGCGTACCTGAAACCCGAATATCTGTACGACAGCTTCATCCGCTCTAGTGGCTATGACCGATGGAAACAGAGTTATGATAAGAAGTATCGTGGATCCCGTGAGGACTTCATACAACACTTCAAGGGCAAGTATGATGGTGATCTGCCGATATGGATGGCCGTGGAGCTATGGGACTTCGGTATGCTGTCGGTATATATCGGCCAACTCAAAGACCAGTACAAAGCACCTATCGCAGAAACCTATGGTATCAACCGCTATGCGCTTCTGCGTAACTGGCTGCACTCCATGAATGTGGCACGCAACATCTGCGCTCACCATAGCCGCTTGTGGAACCGTGTGCTGCCTGTGCGTGTCGGTTACCCCAATGCCGCCATGCCAGAACTCCATCGGTTGAAGCAGGAGCAGGTAGATGCTACCCGCCTTTACCCTGTCCTCTGCACTATCCAGTACTTCATGCGGCAGGTTAGCCCCAACAGTCAATGGGGTAATCGGTTGGTGGAGTTGATAGATGCTTTCCCAGAGTCCGAATACACCTCCATACAAGCGATGGGGATACCGCAAGACTGGAAAGACTGGCCACTCTGGCAGTCATCCAAATAA
- a CDS encoding cyclic nucleotide-binding domain-containing protein — translation MLEEQTFQHGELIFREGEESDFAYLISEGSVEIFKRTERGTVLLSNLGSGELFGEMGLISDTPRSASAAADGPIVVKKISRDALHHLLGQSPAEIAQMLKALMERLRSGNQKISRLLNKQNQFQLATSAAHEVKRISLIPLSNQLKEQLGKGTVIQAPYRVGSGSAGNVGMGESLDMNDLEIKGANENILSRSHFCVQKGAQGLEVVDRGSRTGTIVNDIPIGSMHESDSAVLTPGDNTIIAGDAASPYRFCINWEIE, via the coding sequence ATGCTAGAAGAACAAACATTCCAACATGGTGAGCTTATCTTTCGCGAAGGTGAAGAGAGCGATTTTGCTTATTTAATCAGCGAAGGTAGCGTCGAGATCTTCAAACGCACTGAACGTGGTACTGTGCTGCTGTCCAACTTAGGCTCTGGCGAGCTGTTTGGAGAGATGGGCTTAATCAGCGACACCCCCCGCTCCGCTTCGGCTGCTGCGGATGGCCCTATCGTTGTTAAGAAAATCTCTCGCGATGCCTTGCATCATTTATTAGGTCAAAGCCCGGCTGAGATTGCTCAAATGCTAAAAGCACTGATGGAACGCTTACGGAGCGGAAATCAAAAAATCTCTCGTCTACTCAATAAACAAAACCAATTCCAACTCGCGACTAGCGCGGCGCATGAGGTGAAACGTATTTCACTTATCCCTCTTTCCAATCAGCTCAAAGAACAGCTTGGAAAAGGAACCGTAATCCAAGCTCCTTACCGTGTAGGGTCTGGGTCTGCTGGCAATGTGGGTATGGGGGAATCCCTCGATATGAATGACCTAGAGATCAAAGGGGCGAATGAGAACATCCTCTCACGCAGTCATTTTTGTGTACAAAAGGGTGCGCAAGGACTCGAAGTGGTGGATCGCGGCAGCCGTACGGGCACGATCGTGAATGATATCCCAATTGGCAGTATGCATGAAAGTGATTCTGCCGTTCTAACCCCAGGCGATAACACCATTATTGCCGGAGATGCCGCCTCCCCCTATCGTTTTTGCATTAACTGGGAAATTGAATAA
- a CDS encoding peptidoglycan-binding domain-containing protein — MPSNFDTSKTYGVTYDNKGKEFGKGMISDPNNNVDVHTIQDRIWDLMEENPEIKAAVLEATPDSHKKYLANKSAFIDGNLGTATTAAIKGVQNFFNEKELFEDKALVVDGVWGDKTRAGLTNYNQEQDQIWRDGGYKLQQSPQPEPQPSSYATMLPPPELMNLSFMVPESTRVDQTVFLAPVPGSTASIEAACQDFKDDIGACFEEKVDQCFVEAAPVNNGPILAANLEAPVKGR; from the coding sequence ATGCCAAGTAATTTTGATACTAGTAAGACCTATGGCGTAACGTACGATAATAAAGGCAAAGAGTTTGGGAAAGGCATGATAAGTGATCCCAACAATAATGTTGATGTCCACACAATCCAAGACCGCATTTGGGATCTGATGGAAGAAAATCCTGAAATTAAGGCAGCGGTGCTGGAGGCAACCCCAGACAGTCACAAAAAATACCTCGCAAACAAAAGCGCATTTATAGATGGAAATTTAGGCACCGCAACTACAGCAGCCATTAAAGGCGTTCAGAATTTCTTTAACGAAAAAGAATTATTTGAAGATAAAGCACTCGTCGTTGACGGCGTGTGGGGCGACAAGACTCGCGCGGGGCTTACCAATTACAATCAAGAGCAAGATCAAATCTGGCGTGATGGTGGTTATAAGTTGCAGCAATCTCCTCAACCTGAGCCTCAGCCCTCTTCCTACGCAACAATGCTACCCCCCCCTGAGCTTATGAACCTAAGTTTCATGGTTCCTGAATCAACTAGGGTAGATCAAACGGTCTTTTTGGCGCCAGTGCCAGGCTCTACTGCGTCTATCGAAGCGGCTTGCCAAGACTTTAAAGACGATATCGGCGCTTGTTTTGAAGAAAAAGTAGATCAATGCTTCGTTGAAGCGGCGCCTGTGAATAATGGTCCAATATTAGCTGCCAATCTGGAGGCACCGGTTAAAGGTCGATAG